A stretch of DNA from Dioscorea cayenensis subsp. rotundata cultivar TDr96_F1 chromosome 4, TDr96_F1_v2_PseudoChromosome.rev07_lg8_w22 25.fasta, whole genome shotgun sequence:
CCATGTTCTGCCTAATGCTCCAGAATTCACACAGCCAAAATATTTTCGTCCTCTCAAATTGCAGATAAGCACATAGATACGGATGACTACAAAGGTAAACAAAGCAAAGGAGGCAAAAGATACAAACTTTCAAGAAAATTTCCCTACTTTGCCAGATGTTCTACAACTCGAATACTAAGAAAGACCAGAACCCTCTGAAGCTGTAAACAAACACATAGACATGGAAGAGAAAGCAAGACAGAGGATGCTAAAAATGCAATCTTTGAACCAAATCTCCATTTTCTACCTGATGTTCTCAAATAACAAGAGCTCAGCACAATCACACAGATGATtgaataatcaaacaaaacaatgaagctAAAAATGTAATCTTTTTAACCAAAATTTTCCCCTGATGCCCTTTTTAAGCTGCAAGACAATCGAACAACCAAATGCTAATATTCAAATCACTGAAACCAATCTCCATTTTCCCCTGATGTTCCAATATCCACACAAACAAGCTAAACAGAAAGATAGCCAAACACAAGTACGCATACAAACAGACCTTAGAAGTGATGATGTTCCATGCTTTTTTGGGCAGCAAAGAGAATGTATGTTTGAGATTTGAGCAGCAAATAAGAACACAAAAGATGATGAGAAGTTCAGATGGAATTTGGTTGTGAGGTGGAGATGGAAACATGTGTTGAAGGGGCCAAAGTTGGTCCGGTGCATGAACCTGGGgaaaatatcatattattttagtCATTTTATGGGGTGGTTAGTGCAATTCTAGAagcctctttgtttttttttttttttaaatgattattcCCAGTTTTAATATATGCAATTTTAGcttatggttttcttttatttatttatttattttttaatttttgaccCACATATCGTGTATTAGTCTAAATCAGGTCCGTACGAAGTATTAAAAAccctataaaataataataataaaattattaattatatgtatataagacTTAAATTTGAAATCACTTTAAATTATtctgaattataatttcaagTATAAACCAATCAAATTATACTCGATTTGGTTCAATTTTTTTCgtaattttagtttaatttatgtGTGGTggggtttaaaaattaattgtgggttttaaaaaataaaaatattttttagaattttttttaataaaattaattaatttatatttaacttttttttctttgttaatcaTAGTGAGTCAATACACCGATTCTtgctaaataaatatttaaattttaaagttttattttttaagtaataaaatttatttaatacaacACCCAAAACTCTAGTACTATAATACTGTTTAGAAAAGCTGATATTCATCCGCTTTCCCTATCCCATGAAAGGTCAGAATCAAGATGCCCCAGATTAGAGGACAAGAACAGTGTTTTTAAAGAATACTAATATTATCACTTTTTATGTGACTCTAATAAGTTAGCACACatttagtaaattttaatttttaaaaaatttataagtttgAAGATCAAACTCTATCTATcacattccatttttttttttaaatataaaaagtcaaagaaataaGATATTTTTTAGCATTGCTGCATGTTCAGGATTACATTCTCTTTCTTATTGGTTTGAATTTGTCTgaatttgtttgtgtgtgtgtgtgtgattctGAATCCATTTAACAATTCAAGATcacaaaaaacaaatcatatgaAGCATGATATCAATCCATACATGCATATAATTTCATGCATGAATCTGAAGACTTATATACATTCCCCATTCTGTCAAACTTGGTTGCTCTGATCTGATCTTTTCATAGCAGATAAAAGATATGACCATTCTCAGCAGGAAACATTTACACAGATAAAAAAAAGTTCATCATTTGAAACACTGTATTTGATTCACAAATGCAGAAACTAAGCAGATAAGAAGATTTGAATCAATAGATAGATATAGTTTTATTGCTTCAGAAATCATCTCAAGGAGAATGACAATGTGAAACACTGAACTCTAAACACTGGTATAATGCCCATTtgatatattttcaaaagaattcTAGATAATGACATGAAACACTGATTCACAAATTGAAGGTATGAATGACATTTGTGATGACTTTAGATAGTGTTTTTATTGCCTTAGATTCTAAAGTCATCACAAGGAATGACATTGTGAACGCTCTAGTGCAACAACTTCTTGATCACAGCAACAGAAACACAAGAGAGACAGCAAGACAGAACACTCTTGGAATCTTAAAAATTATTCTGCTTAACTATGGAGAAGGCCACAAGATAGAGCCATTAACAAGATGGCAGCTTCCTTCTCATCTTGAGGCAACAATCTTGGATGAAATGCTGAGTTTTCGGTCGTTGTGATCTTGAACCTTTTCTTGAAAGGCACAGTGTGACCGCGGTCTGAAGACATCGCCATGCTCTGCAACTTCCTAGCCTTCCTCTGCCTTATTCCACATGCATTGCATAGAGACTACATTGTgcaacacaaataaaagattagagaaagagagataaaaaatcagataaagaaGTTAGATTTATCAATgagtgaatgaatgaatgacaACCTTGGGGCCTTGAGGACCACTCCTCCACAAAGGAGTCTTGGTTGTCCGACAATCTGAGCAAACTCTAATAACATCACCACTTTCAGGAACACTGTTATTTCTTCTTGGTTTGCTTGTAGATGTGCTTTGATTAgagttcatcatcttcttcatcaatctcATCTTGGAAGACATCCACTTTGTATGCTCATGATCATGTCCATGCTGGATGCTTGATTCACTGATCATCAACTGCTCAACTTGTTCTGCATCTTCTGAAGAGTAAACTGAAGTCATTGGAAATAAGAGACTAgacttgaagaagaagaagaagaaaagaattacATTCAAAGATGGCAGAGAAACCTGAATTATTGCAAAGAGAGATGTATATCTTTGTCTGCATGGAGACATCACTGTCTCTGTCTTTCTCCCACTTTCTTAGTATTGCCAAAAAGCATTGAATGCTTTAGCAGGGCAGGGACAGTAGGTTGCATCTCCATCAATTCTCTCTCTGAGTTTACTTCTCAAAAGTTTATTCAATTGATTATCACTAAGGATGTTATTGTTGTTTGTATGATCATAAGAGTGGATACGTATGATGCTTTTGAATCACAATCACACACCTGGGAAGCATTCAATTTCACCATTGATATGCTGTGGCTCTCTGGCTCTTTAGATATTAATGAGATAAGGAAACAATATGATCCATTGATTCAATTGGGAATGCATGAAGGGACTGGAGAATGTTGGGATTGTCCAAAACTGCAGCTTTAATCATAGCAAATTCCACATAAATGAAAATTACTGCAGAATCAACTATCAATTTCTGTTCTGACAAGTCCTTGAAATTCAAGTCAAAGGGGAGGATCTATGTTAATGTTGATCCAAATTGCCGTGAAAACAGTGGTGCAATTTATACATTCACAAAGTTTGAGTTAATATTGCTCGTAAAACCCATGATTCTGGATAATGTGGTCCTAAATCACAACCACCATGATGCATTTCCACACATAAATTCACACTTTTTCACATAATCCAAGCGGCGAATGCATGTGATATTAATTGTTTAACGCATACAAACAACATAAAAGTTTAAGCACATCTTCCAGATTAAAATCACAATTCCTTCATGGGACAAGCGAGAAGCGACAATCAGAAAACACATCCAAAATGCACCCACATGCAAGAAGCAAGTTAATAGACATTTTACAAGCTTGGTAAAGATTTGGCTTGAATAAGCTGTTTGAGGAgagctttttcttcatcgatttttttcttctctgatGAATCAGTAGGTTTAACTTTGCGCTTCTCCTCCAAGATCCACTTTAAAAGTTGTCGTTGCTCAGCTTCAGGAATGGGCGGGAGTACTTTTGCAGGTGCTGCAGCAGGAGTACCGGGTGATGGCTTCACAACAGCTTTGCCCTCAGCAGGAGCAGCAGGAACCTCCACAACTTCCTCATCCTTTTTATCAGTCTTGTTCTGTGAGGTTCTTAAAAGCACATAAGCTGTACATTATGACCAGAGGATTAGTCAAAACAAGAACATTAAAGTTTATTATCACTATATTTGACAATTTAAATAAGCTACATATTTTTCCATGCATCACAAGCAAATTATCATGTGTTTACCTCTCTTCATGAGTAATTCCTAATTTATAGGAAGGACCACACACAATTCACTCTAATTAACTCTTGAATTGTCAATCAGCTTCTTTGCATTTGGAAGCAGGTTTGTGATAAACTTGATATCTTCATACTTAAAAATATCAGCAAGAGGGTACTAAGTGCACTCGTATCTCAACAACTATGAAACAACAGCCTTTTAGTCTTCTATCCTATTATGACTACCATCTCACTTCCCTTCTACCAAAAGTTAACAAACAAATTAAGATTAAAATGTTGATCTATGATATTGACATATAAACAATAgcaatttcttttaaaacatcATTTGCGTCTTCTTGAACAACTGAGGCCCAGTTATGTGAGAATAgaactaacaaaacaaaaaggaagaatcatttctttcttttcttccttttattttattttattttatttcttttgggaCAATTTAGACAAGCCGCCAACCATGCATTGGGAGAGTGTTGAACCCTCGAATCATTTCTTTCTTAATAACATTGAAGTCTAACCGTGCGCAATACATTATAATTATACAGAAAGAACGCAAGcctcaaaagtaaagcaaataAGATTATTAGAAGTAACCAAACCTTTGCAAAGCATTCAAGAATTATAGTTCTATAACTTTATATCAAACATCCATAAACAATAGAATACACCCAAAGTTATTACACCTCATATTGAACACTAAAACAAACAAGTGCTCACAGATTGTCACACTAATCTTCAATTCCATTGTCCAATTTCTACTATTCTGAAAGAACCGAAGGATTTCCAAAATCAAGTGAAGTAATGCATCATCATACATTGACTTGGTACTCCATCAAATTTACAATCAAAAGATCACAAATCACATCCTTCgaaatctttcaattaaaaattaacagcAGCTATCCCTAGCGTTCACAATATCCAACAAGTTCCAATGCACAACAAGAACACTGATCAAGGGATCTCAAGGCACAACCATGGCGATCTACAAAATAACTCTACACCATCTATCCATCAATAATGTCCAAATCAAAAGCGAACAAAAAAATGGATCTTTTGACAAAACCAACCCAAATTGATCCAAGCATCAAGAAAGCTTCAAATTCAAGGTAAAACACGAGGTGAGAATTAAGACCTCCGACGGCGAGATTGGTGACGAGGAAGACAGGGATGATGCGACGGATGAAGCCCTTCTTTGGCGCAGGAGGCAGCGGAGGTTGAGGCGGAGCCGAAGCAGCGCCGCCGGCCGAGGACGAAGAAGAGGACACCATTAGAGCGAGTCAAGCGAGCTCGATCCTTCACTGACTGGTAGCGGGGCTTTACTTG
This window harbors:
- the LOC120259145 gene encoding GATA transcription factor 23-like isoform X1, whose translation is MQTKIYISLCNNSVYSSEDAEQVEQLMISESSIQHGHDHEHTKWMSSKMRLMKKMMNSNQSTSTSKPRRNNSVPESGDVIRVCSDCRTTKTPLWRSGPQGPKSLCNACGIRQRKARKLQSMAMSSDRGHTVPFKKRFKITTTENSAFHPRLLPQDEKEAAILLMALSCGLLHS
- the LOC120258105 gene encoding uncharacterized protein LOC120258105 yields the protein MVSSSSSSAGGAASAPPQPPLPPAPKKGFIRRIIPVFLVTNLAVGAYVLLRTSQNKTDKKDEEVVEVPAAPAEGKAVVKPSPGTPAAAPAKVLPPIPEAEQRQLLKWILEEKRKVKPTDSSEKKKIDEEKALLKQLIQAKSLPSL
- the LOC120259145 gene encoding GATA transcription factor 23-like isoform X2, with the protein product MQTKIYISLCNNSEDAEQVEQLMISESSIQHGHDHEHTKWMSSKMRLMKKMMNSNQSTSTSKPRRNNSVPESGDVIRVCSDCRTTKTPLWRSGPQGPKSLCNACGIRQRKARKLQSMAMSSDRGHTVPFKKRFKITTTENSAFHPRLLPQDEKEAAILLMALSCGLLHS